Below is a window of Rubricoccus marinus DNA.
GGGAAGAGCGGGCCGAAGACGTCGTTGCGCCAGATGTCGAGGGCGTCGCCGTTGCGGCCGGCGCGCTTGGCCTGGACGGCGCGGTCGACGTGTCGGCCGGCGTCGTCGAGCGCGGCCTCGGCGACGCTGCACTGGGCCGCATCCATCCGGTCGGAGACAGGGGTGCCGAGCCCGACAGGGTCGTCCCAAGTCTCGCGGATGCGGTCACGGGCGGTGGCGAAAAAGGCCTTGAGCTCGTAGACGTAGCCGCCGCTGAACGGGGGCCGGAGGAGCTCGAGGGCCATGACCTCGATGAGGAACGAGGGCTTGATGGGTTTGCCGTGGTGCTCGTTCCACTTCTTGACCATCTTGACCACCGGCTTCCACTGCTTGCCGAACGCCTTGTTGGCGTCGGTCGCCAGCGCCGCGTGCCGTTCGGGGTCGGTCTTGACCCAGGTCTCGTCCCACCCGTCGGGGATGAGGTAGTGGCCGTTCTCGGCGAAGGCCGGGACGGCGTCGAGGCTGAGCACGCGGTCGTCCTGGCCCGCCACGCCGAGCTCGACCCCCACGGAGCGCCGCCCGAGGTCGACGCAGCTCCGCCCGTACGCGTCGACGAGGCACGTTTTGACGTCGCCGAGGAGGACGCTCGGCTTCTCGGTGAGGTAGTCGCCGTGGGCGTCGCGGCTGAGCGTGAAGAAGACGTCGACGTCCTTAAGCGGCTTCGTCTTCGTGTGGCGGGCGTAAGAGCCCGTGAGGACGTCGCGGTCGACGGTGAACGCGGCCTTGACGTGGTCGCGGAGCTCGTAGTGGCGTCGGCTGGCGTCCTTCTGCTCCCGGTCGTTGAGCTCGAGCCGGGACTTGAACTTGGCGAAGGCGTCGTCGAGGGAGATCAAGGGCATCGGGTTGGGGCGTCTGTGCCGGGCTAGAGTGGGCGCCAGTAGGCGAAGTCGGACCCGATGGCGTGGGTCCCGATCGTGGTGCCGACCGAGTGCCGGACGAACCCGTCGGTCGAGGTGTACGTGGTCGGCGACCACCCGGCGACGTCGGGCCGGCCGGACTTGGTGTGGAGCAGGACGCGGTAGTCGCACGTGCTGGCGACGGCGCCGGCTTTGGCGATGGCGAAGCGGAGGGCGTCGGTGTCGGCCCACATCTCGCCCTCGCCGTCGTAGCTGTAGGTGAGGGTCGCGTCCCACCGCGTGACGAGGGCGCCGGTCGTCGGGTGGAGCACCTCCAAGACGACGCGCTCGAGGTCGCGGGTGCCGAGCCAGGTGCGGAGGGCGAGGTCGATGGACTCCCACTCGCGGCCGAGCTTGGCGGCGCTGAGCCCGCTCCGGACGACGATCGTCTTGAGCGACCGGAGCATCTGGTCGCTCACGTACGTGACGCTGTGGGTGAAGGTGTTGACGGCGACGACGCTCATGGCTCGCTACAGGTCGTTGAAGAGATCGGTGTCGATCTGGAAGTCCCCGGTGTTGCCCGGCGATGTACGCGACTCGGAGGCCCCCTCGGGGAGCCCCTGCGCAGCGTCGTAGGCGGTCACGCGGGGCGTGGCGGCGAGGGCGCTCTCGACCCACGCGAGGTCGTCGGCGTGGCACGGGAGCCAGAGGGTCCAGTCGGAGCCGTCCCCCTCGAGGTCGACGGAGGCCTCGTTGGCGTCGTCGCCCTCGACGGCGTCGTCGCCGTAGAGGCAGTACACGCGGACGCGCGGCCCGGCCCCGGTGAGGACGAACGGGCTGGCCTCGGGCACGCGTTCGGCGATCGACGAGGCGGCAGGTCCGGCGGCGGCGGTCAGGCTGGGCGGGGCGCTCCAGCCCGAGAAGAGGAGGTCGCGGATGAGGTCCCAGGTTTGGGTCCCGGTCCGGGCGGGGCTCGCGGCGACGCGGCGGGCGATGACGCTCATGATGGGACCCCGGCGGAGTGGCCGTTGACGGTGGGGGCGGACCGGCGGTCGCCGCCGAAGGCCTGGCGGAGGTGCTCCAGCGAGAGCCGGCCGGGGTCGAGGGCGACCTCTTTGTCGAGCGCGAGCGCGCGGAGGACGGCCTTTCGGATCTGGCGACCGTCGAGGCCCTCGGCCAGCGCCGCCACGTCACGGAGGCCGTTGCCGTCCAGGAGACTCTCGATGGGGGGCCACTTCTCGGCCAGCGTATGGAGCGTGTCGATGAGGATCTCGCGGCACGCCTCGGGGTTTGGCCTCCCAATGTGCTCGACGAGGTCGGCGCGGGAGAGGAACGCCTCGTCGACGGCACCCTCGAAGTTGGTCGTCGCGACGAACAGGAGGTGCGGGTGGTCCTCGGCGAGGCGGTCGAGCCCGGCGAGGACCGCGTCGGTCGCGCGGTGGACGTCGACGGGGTTGGCCTCGAGGCTCAGCTTGGTCCGGCTGGCCGCCATCGTCTCGACCTCGTCGAGCAGGACGATCGTCGGCCCCTTGAGCGCGGCCTCGGCGACGGCGCCGTGGAGGAAGTCGCGGACGGCGCGCTGGGACTTCCCGAGCGCCGAGCTCGTGAGCGCGTGGGGCTCGGCCTCGATGAACTCGACGGACCGACCGAGGACGGCCGCGACCTTGGACGCCGCGCCCTTCGCGAACGACGTCTTCCCCGTTCCGGGGGGGCCGGTGAGGAGGATGACCCCGTGGAGCGGGACGGCCCCCCGGTCGAGCTTGCCTCGGAGCGTGAACTCGAGGAGCATCTGGGAGACGACGCGGGACTTCTGCTCGCGGGGGAGGACGATCCGGTCGTAGAGCCGGTCGAACTCGGGGTCCGGCAACGAGCGCCGGTGGAGGACGCCTTTGGTCTCCATGGGTAACGGGGGGACGACGATGTGTAACAGAAGGTACGCTATCACTCGTATCAGTCAAGTGCCAAAACGGCTGAAAGCGCTTCCGTTTGCTCTTCTGCCGCAGATGTTGTTACTTCGGCTATGCCGACACCCTTTTCTTCCCTCCCCACATGACGCTGGGAAACCGATTGCAGAACGCGCGGGGCGAGACGAGTCAGCGCGTTGCCGCTGAGGGCGTGGGGGTCGCCCGCGAGATGATCTCGATGTGGGAGACGGGCGCGCGCGCGCCGTCCGACGAGTACCTCCGGCGGCTCGCGAAGGTGTACGGGGTGTCGTACGAGCGCCTCGTGGGACTCGAGGAGGGCGAGTTGTGGGAGCCCGAGACCGTCGTGTTCCGGAAGGCCGGGGGCGCGTTGGCGCCGGACGAGAGGGGGGCGTTGACCGACTGGTTCGTGTTCATGGACCGGTGGGCCGGGCGGCTCCTCGACCTCGGGGCCGGCCATACGCGGGGTCTCCGTCGACCGCCGAAGCCGATCGACGCGCTCGGGCCGGTCCGCGACACGCGTCGGGCGCCGACGCTCGCGGCCCGGGTCCGCAAGCACCTCCGGGTCGGCGACGGTCCCGTCCCCGACCTCTATGCCCTCCTCGACTCCTTCGGGGTGCTCGTGTACCGGAGCAGCTCTCTCCGTCGGGTCCGGGGGTCCGGCGTCGTCTCGGGCGCGTTCGTGAACCACCCCCAGCTCGGGTACAGCGTCTTCGTCAACACCCAGTGCAGCGCGGGGCGCCAGGCGTTCACGCTGGCGCACGAGCTGGCCCACGCCCTCTTCCACTACCCCGAGCGGGCGACGGTGAGCGTGAGCGGGGACCGCGCGCAGGAGGAGCGGTTCGCCAACGCGTTCGCGTCCCACTTCCTCGTGCCAGGCAAGGAGCTCCGTCGGCTCACGAGCCAGTGGATCGGGGGGGACGTCGACGAGTACGGCGCGGTCCAACTCGCGGCCCACTTCCGGGTGAGCTACGCGATGATGCTGTACCGCCTGCTCGACGAGGGGCTCGCCGCCCGGGCCGACGTGGACCGGTGGAAGACGTACAGCCCGACCGCGATCGCCGACCGGCTCGGGATCCCGGCCGACCCGTTCTGCCGGGCGCCGGACGACGGGGACGACGAGCTCGACCGGTTCCCGCTCTCGGTCCGGAACGCCGTCCAGCACGCCCTGCGGACGGGCCGGGTGCACTTGAGCCAGGCGGCCGACGTCCTCGACGTCGACGAACTCGTCCTCGAGGACGAACTCGCGCCGCCGGACGACCGTGACGACCAGGCCGCGGAGGAATTCGACGAGTACCCCGAATTTTGAGGCGCCAGCGTGGAGACTCGAGCAGCGTTGGTCGCGGATGGTTCCACGGTGCTCCGGTTTGTACGGGAGGGGCTGGTGGACGGCCTCCGCGACGTTTTTGACGGACCTGTCGGGCTCACCCCCGACGCGCTCGAGGCGGGCGAGGTCGGCGTGGCGCGTCCGAGGTGCCGAGTCCTCCGCGCGCTAGCGCGGGAGCGGACGTCGGGACGGCTCGGACCCGTGGGTCCGTTCGTGCACGCCGAGGGGTCGGGCTGGGTGTCCGTCCCGTACGGGGAGCGAGAGGCGGGGATGGCTGCGGCTCTCCGCAGCCCGGAGATGAACGGCCTCGAGCTCGTGACTGCAGGACGGTACCGGGAGCGGCCGCCTCAATGGCTGAGTGCGGGGTGTGCCGAGGCGCTGGCCGTCGCCCACTTCCACCGCCTCCCTCTT
It encodes the following:
- a CDS encoding HORMA domain containing protein; the encoded protein is MSVVAVNTFTHSVTYVSDQMLRSLKTIVVRSGLSAAKLGREWESIDLALRTWLGTRDLERVVLEVLHPTTGALVTRWDATLTYSYDGEGEMWADTDALRFAIAKAGAVASTCDYRVLLHTKSGRPDVAGWSPTTYTSTDGFVRHSVGTTIGTHAIGSDFAYWRPL
- a CDS encoding AAA family ATPase, which codes for METKGVLHRRSLPDPEFDRLYDRIVLPREQKSRVVSQMLLEFTLRGKLDRGAVPLHGVILLTGPPGTGKTSFAKGAASKVAAVLGRSVEFIEAEPHALTSSALGKSQRAVRDFLHGAVAEAALKGPTIVLLDEVETMAASRTKLSLEANPVDVHRATDAVLAGLDRLAEDHPHLLFVATTNFEGAVDEAFLSRADLVEHIGRPNPEACREILIDTLHTLAEKWPPIESLLDGNGLRDVAALAEGLDGRQIRKAVLRALALDKEVALDPGRLSLEHLRQAFGGDRRSAPTVNGHSAGVPS
- a CDS encoding CBASS oligonucleotide cyclase, whose product is MISLDDAFAKFKSRLELNDREQKDASRRHYELRDHVKAAFTVDRDVLTGSYARHTKTKPLKDVDVFFTLSRDAHGDYLTEKPSVLLGDVKTCLVDAYGRSCVDLGRRSVGVELGVAGQDDRVLSLDAVPAFAENGHYLIPDGWDETWVKTDPERHAALATDANKAFGKQWKPVVKMVKKWNEHHGKPIKPSFLIEVMALELLRPPFSGGYVYELKAFFATARDRIRETWDDPVGLGTPVSDRMDAAQCSVAEAALDDAGRHVDRAVQAKRAGRNGDALDIWRNDVFGPLFPLS
- a CDS encoding XRE family transcriptional regulator translates to MTLGNRLQNARGETSQRVAAEGVGVAREMISMWETGARAPSDEYLRRLAKVYGVSYERLVGLEEGELWEPETVVFRKAGGALAPDERGALTDWFVFMDRWAGRLLDLGAGHTRGLRRPPKPIDALGPVRDTRRAPTLAARVRKHLRVGDGPVPDLYALLDSFGVLVYRSSSLRRVRGSGVVSGAFVNHPQLGYSVFVNTQCSAGRQAFTLAHELAHALFHYPERATVSVSGDRAQEERFANAFASHFLVPGKELRRLTSQWIGGDVDEYGAVQLAAHFRVSYAMMLYRLLDEGLAARADVDRWKTYSPTAIADRLGIPADPFCRAPDDGDDELDRFPLSVRNAVQHALRTGRVHLSQAADVLDVDELVLEDELAPPDDRDDQAAEEFDEYPEF